The following coding sequences are from one Candidatus Borkfalkia ceftriaxoniphila window:
- the ilvN gene encoding acetolactate synthase small subunit, which produces MKKRWISLYVENDVGVLAKISGLFSGKSYNLTSLTVGETEDETVSRMTISLISDDKTFEQVKKQLNRSVEVIKVLDFTETAIHKKEILFVKLRSLKKDEMEEVFRIAAVFGLTAADYDKSTVIFECAKTESENDEILRLFKKYYLSRMEVVRGGSVAVEAISKAER; this is translated from the coding sequence ATGAAAAAGAGATGGATCTCATTATATGTGGAAAACGACGTGGGCGTGCTCGCCAAGATATCGGGCTTGTTTTCGGGCAAATCGTACAATCTGACCAGCCTCACCGTCGGGGAGACCGAGGACGAAACAGTCTCGCGCATGACCATCAGCCTGATCAGCGACGACAAGACTTTCGAGCAGGTGAAAAAGCAACTTAACCGCTCGGTGGAAGTTATCAAAGTTTTGGATTTTACCGAAACCGCCATTCATAAAAAAGAAATTTTGTTCGTCAAACTCCGCAGCCTGAAAAAGGACGAAATGGAGGAAGTGTTCCGCATCGCCGCGGTGTTCGGGCTGACTGCCGCCGATTACGACAAGTCCACCGTCATTTTCGAGTGCGCCAAGACCGAGTCGGAAAACGACGAGATCCTACGCCTGTTCAAAAAATATTATCTCAGCCGCATGGAAGTCGTCCGCGGCGGCTCGGTCGCCGTCGAGGCGATCAGCAAAGCCGAACGCTGA
- a CDS encoding tail fiber domain-containing protein: MSVTNYATAETIKCVVDGEIVPARSAAADKVAHALSLSVNGRAAGSFDGSEEVSLDIQTATAIVERLSELPEAGETSADIVGLENETCVKQKSGDAYSYASVIVRDTDKIAVGKSAEAPAMNSISVGVQAICSGINGISIGRKSAATITEALAIGSAAMAKQINSIAVGKGALAEGDAAVAVGKVAHATAANSIALGQGATADTANTICLGNDKIAALNCQVDLSVTSDERDKADIEELDKEKALEFIGRVQAVRYVNNRRSYYAEEGKKYDREAHGRGEKKGKRKRVGVLAQQVQKELFRLFSTDNFADIVNDDLYDAPERKGTEENLLTVRYSAFIPFLIASVQALGEKVRILEEKIVDKSAQK, translated from the coding sequence ATGTCAGTTACGAATTATGCCACGGCGGAAACAATAAAATGCGTCGTCGACGGGGAGATCGTACCCGCTAGATCCGCGGCGGCGGACAAAGTGGCGCACGCGCTTTCGCTCAGCGTCAACGGTCGGGCGGCAGGCTCGTTCGACGGCTCCGAGGAAGTTTCATTGGATATTCAGACGGCGACGGCGATCGTCGAGCGCTTGTCGGAACTTCCCGAAGCGGGCGAGACGAGCGCGGATATCGTGGGGCTGGAAAACGAAACGTGCGTCAAGCAGAAATCGGGCGACGCTTATTCCTACGCGAGCGTCATCGTCAGGGATACGGATAAGATCGCCGTCGGCAAGAGCGCGGAGGCGCCCGCGATGAACAGCATTTCGGTGGGCGTGCAGGCGATCTGTTCGGGGATCAACGGCATCAGTATCGGCAGAAAATCGGCGGCGACGATCACGGAGGCGCTTGCGATCGGTTCGGCGGCCATGGCAAAACAGATCAATTCGATCGCCGTTGGCAAGGGGGCGCTTGCCGAAGGCGACGCCGCCGTCGCGGTGGGGAAAGTGGCGCACGCCACGGCGGCGAATTCCATCGCGCTCGGTCAGGGCGCGACAGCCGATACAGCAAATACGATTTGTCTGGGGAACGATAAGATCGCCGCTCTGAACTGTCAGGTAGATCTGAGCGTCACTTCCGACGAGCGCGACAAAGCAGATATCGAAGAACTGGACAAGGAAAAGGCGCTCGAATTTATCGGGCGCGTGCAGGCGGTGCGCTACGTTAACAACCGACGTTCCTATTATGCCGAAGAGGGGAAAAAATACGATAGAGAGGCGCACGGGCGCGGCGAGAAAAAGGGGAAAAGAAAGCGCGTGGGCGTGCTCGCGCAGCAAGTGCAGAAAGAACTTTTCAGACTTTTCAGTACGGACAATTTCGCCGATATCGTCAACGACGACCTGTACGACGCGCCCGAGCGGAAGGGGACGGAAGAGAACCTGCTGACGGTGCGCTATTCGGCGTTTATTCCTTTTTTGATCGCGTCCGTGCAGGCGCTCGGTGAAAAAGTGCGCATTCTCGAAGAAAAAATCGTTGACAAATCCGCGCAAAAGTAG
- a CDS encoding helix-turn-helix domain-containing protein, translating to MEPYLALITRINELMARKGMTMYQLARRSAIPHSTLSSILNGQTKNTGFLNIINICRGLEITLQDFFDSHLFTPENLLDN from the coding sequence ATGGAACCGTATCTTGCACTTATAACTCGTATCAATGAACTCATGGCCCGTAAGGGAATGACGATGTATCAATTGGCGCGCCGCAGCGCGATTCCGCATTCGACTTTATCGAGCATTTTAAACGGACAGACGAAAAATACGGGATTTTTGAACATCATCAATATTTGCAGAGGATTGGAGATCACTCTGCAGGATTTTTTCGATTCTCATCTTTTCACTCCCGAAAATTTATTGGATAATTGA
- a CDS encoding Hpt domain-containing protein, which yields MDINEFYREIGVDAKDVLNRLGSVVLIKKYLNKFAKDGTFADLKKGIAEKDYQAAFRAAHTLKGICLNLELLPLSEISVNLTDILRNYTPDRESDLNGTFESFSKAYSEIVAKLENLQ from the coding sequence ATGGATATTAATGAATTTTACAGGGAGATCGGGGTGGACGCGAAAGACGTTCTGAACCGTCTTGGCAGCGTGGTTCTGATAAAAAAATACCTCAACAAGTTTGCCAAAGACGGCACGTTTGCCGATTTGAAAAAGGGGATCGCGGAAAAAGACTATCAAGCGGCTTTTCGCGCGGCGCATACCTTGAAGGGCATCTGCCTTAATCTCGAATTATTACCCTTGAGCGAAATATCCGTGAACTTGACGGACATACTGCGCAATTACACTCCCGATCGCGAAAGCGATCTCAATGGAACGTTTGAAAGTTTTTCCAAAGCATATTCGGAAATCGTCGCAAAACTCGAAAACTTGCAGTAG
- a CDS encoding bifunctional diguanylate cyclase/phosphohydrolase has translation MKNSKKKILITDDSEINRSILSDMLEDEFEIIEAENGLQAVSSLQKYGDEISLVLLDIVMPEMDGFEVLAIMNKNHWIEDIPVIMITAENTPSYVERAYDLGITDFINRPFDGRIVHRRVINTIMLYSKQKKLVGLVADQIYEKEKQSSLMIEILSNIVEFRNGESGLHVLHIHILTELLLGQLIRKTDRYKLSHSDISLIGIASALHDIGKIVIPETILNKPGSLTAEEFEIVKKHPAAGAAMLKNLPFRQNEPLVRTAYQICRWHHERFDGKGYPDGLAGDEIPIAAQVVALADVYDALSSKRVYKDAFWHEKTLEMILGGECGAFNPLLLECLNDISDVLQGELKVNSLVDFNRNEVRNITDEMIKHEELSASERTLRLLEHERTKYRFFASMSNEVQFEYTVSPAMVTVSEGGAKQLGISEFIMNPFEDKEINSVFRADDLKHMETALKSTTPREPVIQRVCKIFVKGEARWCRIIARSMWSADDIPQFIGAIGKLVDITDEQRRLTNLEKMAHHDTLTGLLNSVAAKAQILERLKKNPGSKFALIIVDVDYFKQVNDGYGHLFGDEILKIIADKISQNVTPDDVAARIGGDEFLLFVKFEKDIEGRIEGIFEILAANKQAFRVSVSMGVAVIDGKNVRYETLFHRADQALYASKRAGRGTYRIYDESMCNMFSALSPIDGEVEKGLQP, from the coding sequence ATGAAAAATTCCAAAAAGAAGATACTGATTACGGACGACTCGGAGATCAACCGTTCTATTTTGTCGGATATGCTCGAAGACGAATTCGAAATTATCGAGGCGGAAAACGGATTGCAAGCGGTGTCCTCCCTGCAAAAATACGGCGACGAGATCTCGCTGGTTTTATTGGATATCGTTATGCCCGAAATGGACGGGTTCGAAGTTCTGGCGATCATGAATAAAAACCATTGGATCGAAGACATACCCGTCATCATGATCACGGCGGAAAATACGCCTTCGTACGTCGAACGCGCGTACGATCTGGGGATCACGGATTTCATCAACCGTCCATTTGACGGCCGTATCGTGCATCGCCGCGTCATCAATACCATCATGCTCTATTCCAAGCAGAAGAAATTGGTGGGGCTTGTCGCCGACCAGATCTACGAAAAGGAAAAACAGAGCAGTCTGATGATCGAGATCCTCAGCAATATCGTGGAATTTAGAAACGGCGAGAGCGGGCTGCACGTTCTGCATATCCATATTCTCACCGAACTTCTGCTGGGCCAACTGATCCGAAAGACCGACCGCTATAAACTTTCGCATTCGGATATTTCGCTCATCGGTATCGCGTCGGCACTGCATGATATCGGCAAGATCGTCATTCCCGAAACCATCCTCAACAAACCCGGCAGTCTGACTGCCGAAGAGTTCGAAATCGTCAAAAAGCACCCGGCGGCGGGCGCGGCGATGCTGAAAAATCTGCCTTTCCGCCAAAACGAACCGTTGGTCAGGACGGCGTATCAGATCTGCCGATGGCACCACGAGCGATTTGACGGCAAGGGATATCCCGACGGATTGGCGGGGGACGAGATCCCCATCGCCGCGCAGGTGGTCGCGCTTGCGGACGTTTACGACGCGCTGTCGAGCAAGCGCGTTTATAAGGACGCCTTTTGGCACGAAAAGACGCTCGAAATGATTTTGGGCGGCGAATGCGGAGCGTTCAACCCCTTGCTTTTGGAATGTTTAAACGACATTTCCGACGTGTTGCAGGGAGAATTAAAAGTCAATTCGCTTGTCGATTTCAATAGAAACGAAGTGCGCAATATCACCGACGAAATGATCAAGCACGAGGAATTATCCGCTTCCGAGCGCACGCTGCGCCTTTTGGAACATGAGCGGACGAAATATCGGTTTTTCGCGTCCATGTCCAACGAAGTGCAGTTCGAATATACCGTTTCGCCCGCGATGGTCACGGTTTCCGAGGGCGGAGCGAAGCAACTGGGAATATCGGAATTCATTATGAATCCGTTCGAGGATAAAGAAATCAATTCCGTATTCCGCGCCGACGATCTGAAACATATGGAAACGGCGCTGAAAAGCACAACGCCGCGGGAGCCGGTCATCCAGCGCGTCTGTAAAATATTCGTGAAAGGGGAAGCCCGCTGGTGCCGCATCATCGCCCGTTCGATGTGGTCGGCGGACGATATCCCGCAGTTTATCGGAGCCATCGGCAAATTGGTGGACATTACTGACGAGCAGCGGAGATTGACGAATCTCGAAAAAATGGCGCATCACGACACGCTCACGGGGCTTTTGAACAGCGTTGCCGCCAAGGCACAGATCCTTGAAAGGCTCAAAAAAAATCCCGGGTCAAAATTCGCGCTCATCATCGTAGACGTCGATTATTTCAAACAAGTGAACGACGGATACGGACACCTGTTCGGGGACGAGATCCTCAAAATTATCGCGGATAAGATCTCGCAAAACGTGACGCCCGACGACGTGGCGGCCCGTATCGGCGGCGACGAGTTTTTATTGTTCGTAAAATTCGAAAAGGATATCGAGGGGCGCATAGAAGGAATCTTCGAAATACTGGCAGCCAATAAACAGGCCTTCCGTGTTTCGGTGAGCATGGGCGTCGCCGTCATCGACGGGAAAAACGTGCGTTACGAAACGCTTTTTCATCGGGCGGATCAGGCGCTGTACGCCTCCAAGCGTGCGGGGCGCGGCACTTACCGTATTTACGACGAGAGCATGTGCAATATGTTTTCGGCGCTCTCGCCCATCGACGGAGAAGTCGAAAAGGGGCTGCAACCGTGA
- a CDS encoding ATP-binding protein: MKNVIRKIARTFGLLLLFFVFTVQLMPFAPSHAEETASVLKVAFPIVEGISEKTADGKYTGLMVDYLNEISNYTGWKYDYVDVTDVSDMLKDFTDGKYDLLGGAYYMKSLEGIYGYPRYNMGYSKSVLLARWEDESVQSFDLKTFNGKKIGVYTNAKENIRRLKQYLAMNDLTCEIVEYQYADLSEDGNLYKFLADGSVDLLLGNSNDIGKGFRSVAMFESQPYYIVTQPDAAELLKELNDALGKIYSSNPSFAEERYKANFGDIISENIKLNDEELEYIKNNPVVKVAVPREAHPLFCVNQNAGHSGILPEVLEKITLNTGLQFEYVQGKNYSETIRIVQNGQADILGFFLDDQSAADAAGFAVTRSYASVYRTLVRNKKVSYPSKGLTVAIVEGRQKPDEIDAEVKYYPDMPSALRAVNRGEVELACGISAQIERQIQEEHFTNLVPVALADSTETLNFAVKKPAKTQLFTILNKAVGMMSEEEIASIVNRNIESVGIGTYTLTDFIYSNPFAFLTIMCALLLLTVAIIIIVAVFRVRSANMELALEKSDADNRAKSEFLSRMSHEIRTPMNAVIGLTDLTAMQEGVPEPVRDNLFKIRSSAHYLISLLNDILDMSRIGNDMLAIGNEPFSLSQMLDEMNSMMTAEAQRRGISLTVENEVKDDVLSGDCIRLRQVLTNLVSNAVKFTPAGGRVNVRVKSEEKGFVSFSVEDTGVGIAQEDCERIFLPFEQAGNSYAKSQGTGLGLSISRSIVELMGGTLQVKSVVGQGSEFYFTIPLDSAEEVAMPQVSEEGDFLEGMRVLIAEDNDLNAEIAQDILGMVGAKVTRVADGLQAVEEIARNGGQYDAVLMDIQMPEMNGLDATRKIREMHTPYARIPIIAMTANTFQEDTDAALAAGMNDFVSKPIDINILYNALKEAKK, from the coding sequence GTGAAAAACGTAATCAGAAAGATCGCGCGAACTTTCGGGCTGCTGCTTTTATTTTTCGTTTTCACCGTGCAGTTGATGCCGTTCGCGCCTTCGCACGCGGAAGAGACAGCGTCCGTTCTCAAAGTCGCCTTCCCGATCGTGGAAGGGATCAGCGAAAAGACAGCCGACGGAAAATATACGGGCCTTATGGTCGATTATCTCAATGAAATTTCCAATTATACGGGTTGGAAATACGATTACGTGGACGTGACCGACGTTTCCGATATGCTCAAAGATTTTACGGACGGAAAATATGACTTGTTGGGCGGCGCCTATTATATGAAATCGCTCGAAGGCATATACGGATACCCCCGATACAATATGGGGTACAGCAAATCCGTACTTTTGGCGCGTTGGGAAGACGAGAGCGTTCAAAGTTTCGATCTGAAAACCTTTAACGGCAAAAAAATCGGCGTTTATACCAACGCCAAGGAAAATATCCGTCGCCTGAAACAATATTTGGCGATGAACGATTTAACCTGCGAGATCGTCGAATATCAATACGCAGACCTTTCCGAGGACGGGAATTTATATAAATTTCTCGCAGACGGCAGCGTGGATCTGCTGTTGGGAAACAGCAACGATATCGGAAAAGGCTTCCGCAGCGTGGCAATGTTCGAATCGCAGCCCTATTATATCGTCACGCAGCCCGATGCCGCGGAATTATTAAAAGAACTCAACGATGCGTTGGGAAAGATCTATTCTTCCAATCCGAGTTTCGCGGAAGAACGGTACAAAGCCAATTTCGGGGATATCATTTCGGAAAATATCAAACTCAACGACGAGGAACTGGAATATATTAAAAACAACCCCGTTGTGAAGGTCGCCGTGCCGAGAGAAGCGCATCCGCTGTTCTGTGTAAATCAAAATGCGGGGCACAGCGGCATTCTTCCCGAAGTACTCGAAAAGATAACGCTTAACACAGGTCTTCAATTCGAATACGTACAGGGAAAAAATTATTCCGAAACCATACGTATCGTACAGAACGGGCAGGCGGATATTTTAGGATTTTTCCTCGACGATCAAAGCGCGGCGGACGCTGCCGGATTCGCGGTGACCAGATCGTACGCTTCCGTCTACCGCACGCTGGTGCGGAACAAAAAGGTCAGTTACCCTTCCAAGGGGCTTACCGTAGCCATTGTCGAGGGACGGCAGAAACCCGATGAGATCGACGCGGAAGTAAAATATTATCCCGATATGCCGTCAGCGCTCCGCGCCGTCAACCGAGGCGAAGTCGAACTTGCGTGCGGCATTTCCGCGCAGATTGAGAGGCAGATACAAGAGGAGCACTTTACCAATCTTGTGCCGGTGGCGTTGGCGGACAGTACCGAAACGCTCAATTTCGCGGTGAAGAAGCCTGCCAAGACGCAACTTTTCACTATTTTGAACAAAGCCGTCGGTATGATGAGCGAAGAGGAGATCGCCTCCATCGTCAACCGAAATATCGAATCTGTCGGCATCGGCACTTATACTCTGACGGACTTTATCTATTCCAATCCTTTCGCCTTTCTCACCATTATGTGCGCGTTGCTGCTGTTGACCGTGGCGATCATTATTATCGTGGCGGTTTTCCGCGTGCGTTCCGCGAACATGGAACTCGCGCTGGAAAAATCAGACGCAGATAACCGTGCGAAAAGCGAGTTTCTCTCGCGCATGAGCCATGAGATCAGAACTCCCATGAACGCAGTCATCGGTCTGACGGATCTGACCGCCATGCAGGAGGGCGTTCCCGAACCCGTTCGCGATAATCTGTTCAAGATCCGTTCCTCCGCGCATTATCTCATATCGCTTCTGAACGATATACTCGATATGAGCCGCATCGGAAACGATATGCTCGCCATCGGCAACGAACCTTTTTCTCTGTCGCAGATGCTTGACGAAATGAACAGCATGATGACGGCGGAGGCGCAGCGCCGCGGCATCTCGCTGACCGTAGAGAACGAAGTAAAGGACGACGTGCTTTCGGGCGACTGTATCCGGCTGCGGCAGGTACTGACCAATCTTGTTTCCAACGCGGTAAAATTTACGCCCGCGGGCGGAAGAGTGAACGTGCGCGTAAAATCGGAAGAAAAAGGTTTCGTTTCCTTTTCCGTCGAGGATACGGGCGTGGGGATCGCGCAGGAGGACTGCGAACGCATTTTTCTGCCTTTCGAACAGGCGGGCAACAGTTATGCAAAGAGTCAGGGAACGGGCTTGGGGCTTTCCATCAGCCGCTCTATCGTCGAACTGATGGGCGGCACGCTGCAAGTAAAAAGCGTCGTGGGGCAGGGCAGTGAATTTTATTTCACCATTCCGCTGGATTCCGCGGAAGAGGTCGCAATGCCGCAGGTGTCTGAAGAGGGCGATTTTTTGGAGGGCATGCGCGTGCTGATTGCGGAGGACAACGATCTCAACGCCGAGATCGCGCAGGACATTCTCGGAATGGTGGGCGCCAAAGTAACTCGAGTGGCGGACGGCTTGCAGGCCGTCGAAGAAATTGCCCGCAACGGCGGACAGTACGACGCGGTCCTCATGGATATCCAGATGCCCGAAATGAACGGTCTGGACGCGACGCGAAAGATCCGCGAGATGCACACGCCGTACGCCCGTATCCCCATCATCGCCATGACCGCCAACACCTTTCAGGAAGATACAGACGCGGCGCTCGCGGCGGGCATGAATGATTTCGTATCCAAACCGATCGATATCAATATTTTATACAACGCCTTAAAAGAGGCGAAAAAATAA
- a CDS encoding glycoside hydrolase family 2 protein has product MKHTLSYIEGHPRPQFTRRAFISLDGEWDFCFDEKNCGKADRFYRDFPAKPRKIRVPYAYQSEASGIGEERKCDVVWYRKRTKVSVPAGKRALLHFEGADYLAEVWINGAFVGSHKGAYARFTFDISEYLSGEDAEIVVRSEDTESCAQPRGKQKWEARPFGCWYTETTGIWKSVWLEYVGKSYLERAKITADISDYSARFEYDIAGFRDDLRLKTRISFNGTTVAEDECAVCRPHVAQTFDLTSETDPFKKHFWFPHAPELYDVEYFLYENGKEIDRAASYFGLVGYKTEQNNVTVNDYPVYLKMVLDQGYFPRGWYTPDEEQIVNDVQAVRALGLNGVRKHQKIEDERFYYYCDVLGLYVWLEMPSAFEYSDGAAVEFTAQWLEILRQYENHPSIMALVPFNESWGIPQVFSDLRQQDFSRGVYRLSKALLPEKLVISNDGWEHTESDVVTLHNYAENGEQLKAVYDSLEDALQNNKTAGVPHKFAFAKGFSYAGQPVMLSEFAGISFEKDRAKGWGYGEPVKDEQSFLARLSSLVSAVRAEKGFCGYCITQLTDVQHEINGLFDFQRRCKVDQEKLKRIFSE; this is encoded by the coding sequence ATGAAACACACTTTAAGTTATATCGAGGGGCATCCGAGGCCGCAATTCACGCGTCGCGCCTTTATATCGCTTGACGGGGAATGGGACTTTTGTTTCGATGAAAAAAATTGCGGAAAAGCGGATCGTTTCTATCGGGATTTCCCCGCAAAACCGAGAAAAATACGCGTTCCCTACGCTTACCAGAGCGAGGCGAGCGGCATAGGCGAAGAGAGAAAATGCGACGTCGTCTGGTATCGGAAAAGAACGAAGGTCAGCGTCCCCGCAGGTAAGCGCGCGCTTTTACATTTCGAGGGCGCGGACTATCTTGCCGAAGTCTGGATAAACGGCGCATTTGTCGGCAGCCATAAGGGAGCGTACGCGCGCTTTACCTTCGACATATCTGAGTATCTGTCGGGAGAAGATGCGGAGATCGTCGTGCGCAGCGAGGATACGGAATCGTGTGCGCAGCCGCGCGGAAAGCAAAAGTGGGAGGCGCGGCCTTTCGGTTGCTGGTACACCGAAACGACGGGCATCTGGAAGAGCGTATGGCTGGAATACGTAGGGAAGAGTTATCTCGAGCGCGCCAAGATCACGGCGGATATTTCCGACTATTCCGCGAGATTCGAGTACGATATCGCGGGTTTTCGGGACGATCTCCGGCTGAAAACGAGGATTTCGTTTAACGGAACGACCGTCGCGGAGGACGAATGCGCCGTGTGCCGCCCGCATGTCGCTCAAACTTTCGATCTGACTTCGGAAACAGATCCGTTCAAAAAACATTTCTGGTTTCCGCACGCGCCCGAATTGTACGACGTGGAATATTTCCTGTATGAAAACGGGAAGGAGATCGACCGAGCCGCATCCTATTTCGGGCTGGTCGGTTATAAAACGGAACAAAACAACGTGACGGTCAACGACTATCCCGTGTATTTGAAAATGGTGCTCGATCAGGGCTATTTCCCGCGCGGCTGGTACACGCCCGACGAAGAGCAGATCGTAAACGACGTGCAGGCGGTGCGCGCGCTGGGCCTCAACGGCGTCCGCAAGCATCAGAAGATCGAGGACGAACGCTTTTATTATTACTGCGACGTACTCGGGCTGTACGTATGGCTGGAAATGCCCTCCGCGTTCGAGTATTCTGACGGGGCTGCCGTAGAATTTACCGCCCAGTGGCTGGAGATCCTGCGACAGTACGAAAATCATCCGTCGATCATGGCGCTCGTTCCCTTTAACGAAAGTTGGGGCATTCCGCAGGTGTTTTCCGATCTTCGGCAGCAGGATTTTTCGCGCGGCGTTTATCGCCTGAGCAAAGCGTTGCTGCCCGAAAAACTCGTGATTTCCAACGACGGATGGGAGCATACCGAAAGCGACGTCGTGACCCTGCACAATTACGCCGAAAACGGCGAACAACTCAAAGCGGTATATGATTCGTTGGAGGACGCCCTGCAAAACAACAAGACGGCGGGCGTTCCGCACAAATTCGCCTTCGCAAAGGGATTTTCGTATGCGGGCCAGCCTGTGATGCTCTCGGAATTTGCGGGCATCAGTTTCGAAAAGGACCGCGCGAAGGGCTGGGGCTACGGCGAACCCGTCAAGGACGAGCAGAGTTTTCTCGCGCGCCTATCCTCCCTCGTATCCGCCGTCCGCGCGGAAAAGGGCTTTTGCGGCTACTGCATAACGCAACTGACGGACGTGCAGCACGAGATCAACGGGCTGTTCGATTTTCAGCGGCGCTGCAAAGTGGATCAGGAAAAATTAAAACGAATTTTCTCGGAATAA
- a CDS encoding LacI family DNA-binding transcriptional regulator, translated as MKKAITLNDIACALHLSRNTVSKALNGKYVPAKTRRLVLDTAVRMGYKSFDVIAPEKSAAEEGKILILSSVPLISANYYIYLIRGIMSEAEGHSLEVLQYIFRPNSDLETLKEYIRQFDVNGIICIEFFTRRSADKILSLGIPTVFMDHFYGDEDLNGEYDIVLPDNVNAVRSACKKLIAAGADDFSFIGNPRNCKSFYERFLGMREALYEEGLPYSPELSLTRDNSFPYGSAEALAEAFSRFVRLPDCFVCANDFIALSVIDALKQMKKLHLDKINVLGFDNIPESRLSSPKLSTINIDKQVLGRQAVCTLMDRISNPALQSRTIGIFCNYIQRETTMPLLRSPLV; from the coding sequence ATGAAAAAAGCCATCACACTCAACGACATCGCCTGCGCGCTGCATCTTTCGCGCAACACCGTTTCCAAAGCGCTCAACGGCAAATACGTGCCCGCAAAGACGCGCAGGCTCGTACTGGATACCGCCGTGCGTATGGGTTATAAAAGTTTCGATGTCATTGCCCCCGAAAAGAGTGCTGCCGAGGAGGGGAAAATCCTGATTCTTTCCTCCGTTCCGCTGATTTCGGCAAACTACTATATCTATCTCATCCGCGGCATCATGTCCGAGGCGGAGGGGCACTCGCTCGAAGTGCTGCAATATATATTCCGCCCCAATTCCGATCTGGAAACGCTGAAAGAATACATTCGGCAGTTCGACGTAAACGGCATCATCTGCATCGAATTCTTCACGCGCAGGAGTGCGGACAAGATCTTGTCGCTGGGCATCCCCACCGTTTTTATGGATCATTTTTACGGCGATGAAGATTTGAACGGTGAATACGATATCGTACTACCCGACAATGTGAATGCCGTCAGATCAGCCTGCAAAAAACTTATCGCGGCGGGCGCGGACGACTTTTCCTTTATCGGAAATCCGCGCAACTGCAAAAGTTTTTACGAACGTTTTCTGGGAATGCGCGAGGCACTCTACGAAGAGGGCCTCCCCTATTCTCCCGAATTGTCTTTAACGCGCGACAATTCTTTTCCCTACGGCAGCGCGGAGGCGCTCGCGGAGGCGTTCTCCCGTTTTGTGCGCTTGCCCGATTGTTTTGTCTGCGCCAACGATTTTATCGCGCTTTCCGTCATCGACGCCTTAAAACAGATGAAAAAACTGCACCTCGACAAAATCAACGTGTTGGGATTCGACAACATTCCCGAAAGCCGTTTGAGTTCGCCCAAACTTTCCACCATCAATATAGACAAACAAGTCTTGGGAAGGCAGGCGGTATGCACTTTGATGGACCGCATCTCCAACCCCGCGCTGCAAAGCCGCACGATAGGAATTTTCTGCAATTACATCCAAAGAGAAACGACCATGCCCCTGTTGCGGTCGCCCCTCGTATAG
- a CDS encoding ABC transporter permease, which translates to MEQVKKTKISLNEIKKRQKRNYILWLFVLPAFLFILIFNYVPMYGVLIAFQDFVPGDEILSASTIWVGLANFQMFFEDYMFLTLLENTFLLCFWGFVIGFPLPVAIALMLNSMRNKQASRIIQIIYYIPHFISLVVMVGMLYLFFGQFGLVNNVLDVLGLSRYSFFLEEDAFRPLYIFSGVWQDFGWNAIIYLAALSGVDPQQHEAALIDGASRLRRVFAIDFPAIAGTVSILLILSIGNLISVGYEKVLLMQTDANVGKSEVIMTFVYKKGLTGYVMQGYSTAVGLFNSIINVILLVTANAVAKLFSKNTLF; encoded by the coding sequence ATGGAGCAAGTGAAAAAGACAAAAATTTCCTTGAATGAAATCAAGAAGCGGCAAAAAAGAAACTATATCCTGTGGCTTTTCGTGCTGCCTGCCTTTTTGTTTATTCTGATATTCAACTACGTTCCCATGTACGGGGTCCTTATCGCCTTTCAGGATTTTGTGCCCGGGGATGAGATCCTGTCCGCCTCGACCATCTGGGTGGGATTGGCAAACTTTCAAATGTTTTTCGAAGATTACATGTTTTTGACGCTGCTCGAAAATACATTCCTTCTCTGTTTCTGGGGATTCGTCATCGGTTTTCCGCTGCCCGTCGCAATCGCGCTGATGCTCAATTCCATGCGCAATAAACAGGCTTCGCGTATCATTCAGATCATCTATTATATCCCGCACTTTATTTCGCTCGTCGTCATGGTGGGCATGCTCTATCTCTTTTTCGGGCAGTTCGGACTGGTCAACAACGTGCTGGACGTCTTGGGGCTGTCGCGCTATTCCTTTTTTCTGGAAGAGGACGCGTTCCGACCGCTGTATATTTTTTCGGGCGTATGGCAGGATTTCGGCTGGAACGCGATCATTTACCTCGCGGCGCTCTCGGGCGTAGACCCCCAGCAGCACGAGGCGGCGCTCATCGACGGCGCGTCCCGCCTGCGCCGCGTGTTCGCCATCGACTTTCCCGCCATTGCGGGCACGGTGTCGATCCTGCTCATCCTCTCCATCGGCAATCTCATCTCGGTGGGCTATGAAAAAGTTTTGCTCATGCAGACGGACGCAAATGTGGGAAAATCTGAAGTGATCATGACTTTCGTCTATAAAAAGGGACTGACGGGCTACGTCATGCAGGGGTATTCGACGGCGGTCGGACTGTTCAATTCGATCATCAACGTCATTCTTTTGGTCACAGCGAACGCCGTCGCCAAACTGTTCTCCAAGAACACGCTGTTTTGA